In the genome of Opitutia bacterium KCR 482, one region contains:
- the nrdD gene encoding anaerobic ribonucleoside-triphosphate reductase → MKILKRSGAEAVFDVNKIVNAITKANQTVDFNSALTSEQIREIADFIEGIAAARDRALTVEEIQDIVETRIMKAGAFEVAKKYITYRYVRSLVRRSNSTDERILTLIECNNEDIKQENSNKNPTINSVQRDYMAGEVSKDIASRILLPQDIVEAHNSGIIHFHDMDYFAQHMHNCDLVNLEDMLQNGTVISGTMIDRPRSFSTACNIATQIIAQVASNQYGGQSITLTHLAPFVEVSRERIRKELEEEFAETGAKVSEKHLSKILEQRVREEVARGVQTIQYQVVTLMTTNGQAPFVTVFMYLGEARNEREKADLAIIIEEVLKQRYQGVKNEAGTYITPAFPKLIYVLEEDNINPDSPYYYLTELAAKCTAKRLVPDYISEKIMLRNKIDKNGEGHCYTCMGCRSFLTPYVDENGKPKYYGRFNQGVVTVNLPDIGLSAKGDMDAFWRIFDERMDLCHRALQCRHERLSGTLSDAAPILWQHGALLRLKKGEKIDKYLHGGYSTLSLGYAGLWECVFSLIKKKLTDPEGEALGLEIMRKLNEYTKKWREAENIDYSLYGTPLESTTYKFAKALQRRFGVIEGVSDKNYITNSYHVHVTEPIDAFAKLSLESKFQTLSPGGAISYVEVPNMQNNIPAVLLVIRYIYDNIMYAELNTKSDYCQVCGFDGEIEIVKDEDGKLIWRCPKCGNTDESKMNVARRTCGYIGTQFWNQGRTQEIRERVLHL, encoded by the coding sequence ATGAAAATCTTAAAGAGAAGCGGCGCGGAGGCCGTGTTCGACGTCAACAAAATCGTAAACGCCATCACAAAGGCGAACCAGACGGTAGACTTCAACTCGGCGCTCACATCGGAACAAATCAGGGAAATTGCAGACTTCATCGAAGGCATCGCAGCCGCCCGAGACAGAGCCTTGACCGTCGAGGAAATTCAGGACATCGTGGAAACGCGCATTATGAAGGCGGGCGCGTTCGAAGTGGCGAAAAAATACATCACCTACCGCTACGTCCGCAGTCTCGTCCGCCGCTCCAACAGCACCGACGAGCGCATTCTCACGCTCATCGAATGCAACAACGAGGACATCAAGCAGGAGAACTCCAACAAGAACCCCACCATCAACAGCGTACAGCGCGACTACATGGCGGGCGAAGTCTCCAAGGACATCGCGTCGAGAATCCTTCTGCCGCAGGATATCGTCGAAGCGCACAATTCGGGGATTATCCACTTCCACGACATGGACTACTTTGCGCAGCACATGCACAACTGCGACCTCGTGAACCTCGAAGACATGCTCCAAAACGGCACGGTAATTTCGGGCACGATGATTGACAGGCCGCGCAGTTTTTCGACGGCGTGCAATATCGCAACGCAGATTATCGCGCAGGTGGCAAGCAACCAGTACGGCGGGCAGAGCATTACGCTCACGCACCTTGCGCCGTTTGTGGAAGTCTCGCGCGAAAGAATCCGAAAGGAGCTTGAAGAGGAGTTCGCGGAAACGGGTGCAAAAGTTTCGGAAAAGCACCTTTCGAAAATTCTCGAACAGCGCGTGCGCGAGGAAGTTGCGCGCGGCGTGCAGACAATCCAGTATCAGGTTGTAACACTGATGACAACAAACGGACAGGCGCCGTTTGTGACGGTCTTCATGTACCTCGGCGAAGCCCGCAACGAACGCGAAAAGGCGGACTTGGCGATAATCATAGAGGAGGTTCTAAAACAGCGTTATCAGGGCGTCAAGAACGAAGCTGGCACATACATCACGCCCGCGTTCCCCAAGCTTATCTACGTTCTCGAAGAGGACAACATCAACCCCGATTCGCCCTACTACTACCTCACAGAGCTTGCGGCAAAATGCACTGCAAAACGCCTCGTGCCCGACTACATTTCGGAGAAAATCATGCTCCGCAACAAAATCGACAAGAACGGCGAGGGGCACTGCTACACCTGCATGGGCTGCCGCAGTTTCCTCACGCCCTACGTCGACGAAAACGGCAAGCCGAAATACTACGGACGCTTCAACCAGGGGGTGGTCACCGTCAACCTGCCCGACATCGGGCTTTCGGCAAAAGGCGACATGGACGCTTTCTGGCGGATTTTCGACGAACGCATGGATCTCTGCCATCGCGCGCTCCAATGCCGCCACGAACGACTCAGCGGAACGCTTTCCGACGCCGCACCTATCCTTTGGCAACACGGCGCGCTTTTGCGCCTGAAAAAGGGAGAGAAGATAGACAAGTACCTGCACGGCGGCTACTCGACGCTCTCGCTCGGCTACGCGGGGCTTTGGGAATGCGTGTTCAGCCTCATCAAAAAGAAGCTCACCGACCCCGAAGGCGAAGCCCTCGGCTTGGAAATCATGCGCAAGCTCAACGAGTACACTAAAAAGTGGAGGGAAGCCGAAAATATAGACTACTCTCTCTACGGCACGCCGCTTGAAAGCACCACATACAAATTTGCAAAGGCACTCCAACGCCGCTTCGGCGTAATCGAAGGCGTCAGCGACAAAAACTACATCACAAACAGCTACCATGTGCATGTAACCGAACCAATAGACGCGTTCGCGAAACTTTCGCTCGAATCAAAGTTCCAGACGCTTTCGCCGGGAGGGGCAATCAGCTATGTCGAAGTGCCGAACATGCAAAACAACATTCCCGCCGTACTGCTTGTCATAAGATATATCTACGACAACATCATGTATGCGGAGCTGAACACAAAGAGCGACTACTGCCAAGTCTGCGGCTTCGACGGCGAAATAGAAATCGTCAAGGACGAAGACGGCAAGCTTATCTGGCGTTGCCCCAAATGCGGCAATACCGACGAAAGCAAAATGAACGTCGCCCGCCGCACATGCGGATATATCGGCACGCAGTTCTGGAATCAGGGACGCACGCAGGAAATCCGCGAGCGCGTCCTGCACCTCTAA
- the thiE gene encoding thiamine phosphate synthase, producing MAELSDQLRNATFYGILDTGYVARENIFEKCRQLLASGAKIVQLRAKKESEAEKRELALEILPLFKTANAPFFIINDSPELAAEICRLIPNAGLHVGQDDMPPREARKLIGKNRVLGLSTHSPEQADAADELRVILDYFAVGPVYATNTKPGRKPVGLGLVEYVAGKKSFLPWFAIGGVNKKTARAVRSAGAERIVAVSDVLVAPDTEIAVKELVAEFLGP from the coding sequence ATGGCAGAGCTTTCCGACCAACTGAGGAACGCGACTTTTTACGGAATCCTCGACACGGGCTACGTCGCGCGGGAAAACATTTTCGAAAAATGCCGCCAACTGCTGGCGTCGGGCGCGAAAATCGTCCAACTGAGGGCAAAAAAGGAGAGCGAGGCGGAAAAGCGCGAACTTGCGCTTGAAATCCTCCCGCTTTTCAAGACCGCAAACGCCCCGTTTTTCATTATTAACGACTCCCCCGAACTCGCCGCCGAAATCTGCCGGCTCATTCCCAACGCGGGTCTGCACGTCGGGCAGGACGACATGCCCCCGCGCGAAGCCCGCAAACTCATAGGCAAAAACCGCGTTCTCGGACTTTCAACCCACTCGCCCGAACAGGCGGACGCCGCCGACGAACTGCGCGTCATTCTCGACTATTTCGCGGTGGGCCCCGTCTACGCCACAAACACAAAGCCGGGGCGCAAACCCGTCGGGCTTGGGCTTGTGGAATACGTTGCGGGCAAAAAATCCTTTCTGCCGTGGTTTGCAATCGGCGGCGTGAACAAAAAAACGGCGCGGGCGGTAAGGTCGGCGGGCGCGGAACGCATTGTGGCAGTCTCCGACGTTTTGGTCGCGCCCGACACCGAAATTGCGGTAAAAGAGCTGGTCGCCGAGTTCCTCGGACCATAG